The following are encoded together in the uncultured Sphaerochaeta sp. genome:
- a CDS encoding FGGY-family carbohydrate kinase, protein MKLLALEISTSSHKAQYYDTLTGYSRVLSARNIVTASIDELCNQVILLGRNVAEGNTVDRITTAGTWHSLVVCNARHTPVMPLSDWMDIPSRSLCDTLRKDDSFVDSYYHQSGAMVNAIYPFFTLLKLQKEGALSTQHRVSSLASYLHYRLTGAWKETASMLSGMGLLSTQDTSIHQMAKDLNCTIAPLAAWDCVSPLSEEAGRILGQKAGIAVLPPFPDGSLNQVGSEAEDEQIMTLSMGTSAALRLSVSSPWFSPTRSTWLYRSPTSYLLGAATSGCANCVDWYKTLAFASDISYAMIEQPLKHETEIPIFLPFIAGERCPGWIDTRQSSFHDLVASTSASVMYQAVLAGVVANIYQCYEQILKSSQEIKTIRLSGGVLQSSFWKHMCCNYFGLPMEEDTQAQASLFGALVLASRSVGEDLFKTLAVKRNRLEPDARLHALYQEHYKRYLHWYTKTK, encoded by the coding sequence ATGAAACTACTGGCGTTGGAGATCAGCACAAGCTCACATAAAGCCCAATACTATGATACTCTCACTGGTTACTCTCGTGTGCTTTCTGCTCGTAATATTGTGACAGCAAGTATCGATGAGCTTTGCAATCAGGTAATCTTGCTTGGACGAAACGTTGCTGAAGGTAATACGGTCGACCGTATTACAACAGCGGGGACCTGGCATAGTTTGGTCGTGTGTAACGCACGCCATACCCCTGTTATGCCCCTGAGCGATTGGATGGATATTCCTAGTCGGTCATTGTGCGATACCTTGCGAAAAGATGATTCATTTGTGGATTCGTATTATCACCAAAGTGGAGCCATGGTAAACGCCATCTATCCTTTCTTCACCTTACTCAAACTCCAAAAAGAGGGGGCATTGTCAACACAACATCGGGTAAGTTCACTCGCTTCCTATTTACATTATCGACTCACAGGGGCATGGAAAGAGACTGCCTCTATGTTAAGCGGTATGGGGTTGCTCTCCACCCAAGATACTTCTATCCATCAGATGGCTAAAGACCTGAACTGTACGATTGCCCCTCTTGCTGCATGGGATTGTGTAAGCCCACTCTCTGAAGAAGCTGGTAGGATTCTCGGACAGAAAGCAGGCATAGCCGTGTTGCCACCTTTTCCAGATGGATCACTCAATCAGGTAGGATCTGAAGCGGAAGATGAGCAAATCATGACACTCTCGATGGGTACCAGTGCCGCTTTGCGTCTTTCTGTTTCTTCTCCTTGGTTTTCTCCGACAAGAAGCACTTGGCTTTATCGATCTCCTACTTCGTATCTTCTTGGAGCGGCAACCAGCGGGTGTGCAAATTGTGTCGATTGGTATAAGACTCTTGCCTTTGCTTCTGATATCTCCTATGCAATGATTGAGCAACCGCTTAAGCATGAGACAGAGATTCCCATATTCCTTCCATTTATTGCAGGAGAGCGATGTCCTGGTTGGATCGATACCCGTCAGTCGAGTTTTCATGATCTTGTTGCTTCTACTTCTGCATCTGTAATGTATCAGGCGGTATTGGCGGGGGTTGTAGCCAATATATATCAGTGCTACGAACAGATACTAAAAAGTTCTCAAGAGATCAAAACCATAAGATTATCTGGAGGGGTTCTTCAATCCTCCTTCTGGAAACATATGTGCTGTAATTATTTTGGTCTTCCGATGGAAGAGGATACTCAAGCTCAAGCATCCTTGTTTGGGGCTTTGGTGCTTGCCTCACGTAGTGTAGGCGAGGATCTGTTTAAGACACTTGCTGTAAAGAGAAATCGTCTAGAGCCGGATGCTAGATTGCATGCACTCTATCAAGAGCATTACAAGCGGTACTTGCATTGGTATACAAAGACAAAATAG